The following proteins come from a genomic window of Edaphobacter sp. 4G125:
- a CDS encoding DMT family transporter has product MHRFTPSTLAHLLLLAVVALWGITFTLVKDALQDASPLLFNLFRMALAAVALFLINRRHLRQLSRPTIVAGAVVGFFLATGYQLQTLGLAHTTPTKSAFITGLVVVFVPLLTIIPSVRPASTPAPGLSVIFGALLAFTGLVLLTTPVGTNPTEILRSMGTGDILTLFCAIAFAGHLLALAHTSLRIPIPQLATLQIAFATLTMAITLPFGGKLYLTLTPRLVVALAITSLLATAAAFTIQSWAQQHLPPTHTALLLTLEPVFAWLTSFLFFGERLGPRSLIGALFILGAILLIELLPSRSPLPDHPL; this is encoded by the coding sequence TTGCATAGATTTACGCCATCGACGCTTGCCCACCTGCTTCTTCTCGCTGTAGTTGCCCTATGGGGAATTACCTTCACGCTAGTAAAAGATGCTCTTCAGGATGCATCTCCTCTACTATTCAACCTGTTCCGCATGGCCCTGGCGGCAGTGGCGCTATTTCTCATCAATCGACGTCATCTTCGTCAGCTCTCACGCCCAACCATCGTTGCCGGAGCCGTCGTAGGCTTTTTCCTTGCCACGGGTTACCAATTGCAAACCCTGGGACTTGCCCACACTACTCCTACAAAATCAGCATTTATTACCGGCCTGGTCGTGGTCTTTGTTCCTCTCTTGACCATAATCCCCTCAGTACGCCCTGCGTCTACGCCTGCCCCCGGCCTCTCAGTCATTTTTGGAGCTTTGCTCGCCTTTACAGGGCTTGTTCTACTTACGACACCTGTTGGAACAAATCCGACAGAAATCCTCCGTTCCATGGGTACAGGAGACATCCTGACCTTGTTCTGTGCCATAGCTTTTGCAGGCCATCTACTTGCACTGGCCCATACCTCCCTGCGTATTCCGATTCCGCAACTGGCCACGCTCCAAATCGCCTTTGCCACCCTGACCATGGCGATAACACTTCCGTTCGGAGGTAAGCTTTATCTCACCCTTACACCTCGCCTCGTTGTCGCGCTTGCCATTACCAGTTTGCTAGCCACGGCCGCCGCGTTCACGATCCAAAGCTGGGCACAACAGCACCTTCCGCCTACCCATACCGCTCTTCTGCTCACCCTGGAACCTGTTTTCGCATGGCTCACTTCATTTCTCTTTTTCGGTGAGCGGCTTGGGCCACGCTCGCTGATCGGAGCTCTCTTCATTCTTGGTGCCATTCTGTTGATCGAACTGCTCCCTTCGCGATCGCCACTTCCCGACCATCCCCTTTAA
- a CDS encoding M20/M25/M40 family metallo-hydrolase, producing MSATSHQRITRLASLTAVHRAFHWLHLHQPQIRNWLLEMVRIPAPPFGEQARAQWFLDRFLSLGLHNVHLDEEGNALAELAPESAEAHPSPVILLSAHLDTVFPADITCEPREEPGTSRIYAPGICDNAAGLSALLSIAAALRYSHINPPATILFAANVGEEGEGDLRGMRHLLERGPYRDRIATAIALEGSGTAVVTRALGSLRFRITISGQGGHSWSDAGTPNPILLLSRALTAISELPLPSSPLTTLNVGHISGGTSVNSIPSSATALVEIRSSEFYALRKAALDLRHLLREMFQDLETTHQAPSLRLETIGDRPAASLPADSVLLSSLRSVDRHLSLKTELRLGSTDANLPLSLGIPALAIGTGGAGGGIHTLDEWYDPAGREMALRRIVLLLLSMTQIASQIAPDPTSPATSRP from the coding sequence ATGTCTGCAACCTCCCATCAACGCATCACCCGACTCGCCAGCCTGACGGCAGTTCATCGTGCCTTCCATTGGCTCCATCTGCATCAGCCGCAGATTCGAAATTGGTTGCTCGAGATGGTACGCATTCCCGCTCCGCCCTTTGGAGAACAGGCCCGGGCGCAATGGTTTCTCGACCGCTTTCTCTCGCTAGGTCTCCACAATGTCCATCTGGATGAAGAGGGCAATGCCCTGGCGGAACTTGCCCCAGAGAGCGCGGAAGCACATCCCTCTCCCGTCATCCTTCTCTCCGCTCACCTGGATACGGTATTTCCTGCTGATATTACCTGTGAACCTCGAGAGGAGCCGGGTACCTCGCGCATCTATGCCCCTGGGATTTGCGACAACGCAGCCGGTTTGTCTGCGCTGTTATCGATCGCTGCAGCGCTTCGCTACTCTCATATCAATCCACCCGCAACCATTCTCTTTGCTGCCAATGTAGGGGAAGAAGGGGAGGGAGATCTTCGCGGAATGCGCCACCTGCTTGAACGTGGCCCGTATCGAGATCGCATCGCAACTGCCATAGCCCTCGAAGGTAGCGGAACAGCTGTCGTAACGCGGGCCCTTGGCAGTCTTCGCTTTCGCATCACGATCAGCGGACAAGGCGGACATTCCTGGTCCGATGCGGGTACGCCGAATCCGATTCTTTTACTAAGCCGAGCCCTGACCGCAATCTCCGAACTCCCTCTGCCCTCCTCTCCATTGACAACCCTGAATGTAGGACATATTTCGGGTGGAACCTCCGTCAACTCCATCCCCTCTTCGGCAACCGCACTGGTGGAGATCCGTTCCAGTGAGTTTTATGCGTTGCGAAAGGCCGCTCTGGATCTCCGCCATCTCCTTCGAGAGATGTTTCAGGATCTCGAAACCACTCATCAGGCTCCTTCACTGCGTCTCGAAACGATCGGCGATCGCCCTGCGGCTTCGCTTCCTGCTGACTCTGTTCTCCTCAGCTCTTTACGTTCCGTAGATCGACATCTGAGTCTGAAGACAGAGCTACGGCTGGGATCGACCGATGCCAACCTTCCCCTTTCGCTCGGAATTCCGGCTCTTGCGATCGGAACCGGAGGTGCAGGAGGAGGCATCCATACGCTCGACGAGTGGTACGATCCTGCGGGCCGCGAGATGGCTTTACGCCGTATCGTTTTATTACTGCTGTCCATGACGCAGATTGCCTCCCAGATTGCCCCTGACCCCACATCTCCGGCAACTTCGAGACCATGA
- a CDS encoding tRNA pseudouridine synthase A translates to MHYWKITIAYDGTPYHGWQIQPSLSTVQGTLAEVLRHITGEEVLPQGSGRTDTGVHALGQVASVSLQSPIPGPNLQRALNHLLPASIRIRSIDATSHNFHARHSARRKTYEYRIAPQPVCLPMLAPFVWNCTWPLNLEAMDQAAQYVVGTHDFTSFAATDPDLAVRNENSQDGSGEPDHEKQREKTAIRTIFASNWYRESDLLVYRVTGSGFLHHMVRNLVGTLVDVGRGRTPVGSISKILAARARSAAGPTAPPHGLFLLHVDYESRDESH, encoded by the coding sequence ATGCATTATTGGAAGATAACCATTGCCTATGATGGCACACCGTACCACGGCTGGCAGATTCAACCCAGCCTGTCCACGGTCCAGGGGACGCTGGCAGAAGTGTTGCGCCATATCACGGGAGAAGAGGTCCTACCCCAGGGTTCAGGGCGCACCGATACCGGAGTTCATGCCCTGGGGCAGGTCGCTTCCGTATCACTTCAGTCTCCCATTCCGGGTCCAAACCTGCAACGTGCCTTGAACCATCTTCTTCCTGCCAGTATTCGGATCCGCTCTATAGATGCCACTTCACACAACTTCCACGCCCGCCACAGCGCTCGCCGCAAAACCTACGAATACCGCATCGCACCCCAGCCCGTTTGCCTCCCTATGCTTGCCCCCTTCGTCTGGAACTGCACCTGGCCGCTAAATCTGGAAGCGATGGACCAAGCCGCTCAATACGTTGTCGGAACCCATGACTTTACCTCCTTCGCTGCAACCGATCCAGACCTTGCAGTCCGCAATGAAAACAGTCAGGACGGCTCTGGCGAACCAGATCATGAAAAACAGAGAGAGAAGACTGCTATTCGCACAATCTTTGCCTCCAACTGGTATCGCGAATCCGATCTCCTGGTCTACCGTGTCACCGGCTCCGGATTCCTCCATCACATGGTCCGCAACCTTGTCGGCACACTTGTCGATGTAGGGCGCGGACGCACCCCAGTTGGGTCCATTTCCAAGATTCTTGCCGCTCGCGCTCGTTCTGCCGCCGGCCCAACCGCTCCTCCGCATGGCCTTTTTCTACTGCATGTGGATTACGAGTCACGGGATGAATCGCACTAA
- a CDS encoding TolC family protein translates to MRLRDMQAAATVGLLLMSVSTEPVMAQQANPQPQTQTQTNPTAPAAQQSVVTDTTGTPGLPQAPQPKPTEPLFLRDTAVDYTKPKSHFRNPIAPYTSINVPQVRLGNTPQLDQLLRDGKIYLSLADAVTLALTNNYDIEIARINLDIADTDLLRAKAGGSLRGVSTGLVQNTLGGSTSTITGGGGPGATSSGIGGVGAGASGIVLSTNGGGPAPASLDPVFTGNLQYENLSQQQTTTFITGTDTLKQNTGTYNFGYQQGFMTGTQFNFTFNNNRTTTNSIRSNYSPQLNSQFQAKVTQHLLQGFGLGVNRRFILQAKNDRRITDSAFRQQLLSTITQIENIYWGLVSAYEDEQAKERALAQSTQLAADNRRQLEIGTLAPLDIVNSDAAVATDKQALVASQTNLEYQQLLMKQAIARNLNDPQLSSAPVIPTDRVALDRLPEEDTPTEDLVRQAYANNPQIEQAALNMKNNEITIKAFKNGLLPTVDAYAFYGGSALGGAQNPVLQCDFTTGAPCPPGTVANTGLNDVFGNTFNGKYPDKGVGVNISIPLRNRIAQADQARSQMEYRQSQMRLQQLYTQVRIQVINQQYALTNDRAQVQAAQASHDYAAQSLDAEQKKYRLGASTTALVLQQQRNLAAADNTLISATAAYAKDRVLLGQLLSNLLDKYDINIVDAATGSVSHPPTIPGLTAPKAPEPPKPISAGPTTPQQ, encoded by the coding sequence GTGAGATTAAGGGATATGCAGGCGGCAGCAACAGTTGGACTGCTGCTGATGAGCGTGAGTACAGAACCTGTAATGGCACAGCAGGCAAATCCGCAGCCACAGACGCAAACCCAGACCAATCCAACTGCTCCGGCGGCACAGCAGTCGGTGGTAACGGATACGACTGGTACCCCAGGACTTCCACAGGCACCGCAGCCTAAGCCGACGGAACCGCTCTTCCTGCGAGACACCGCGGTGGACTACACCAAACCGAAGAGCCATTTTCGGAATCCGATTGCACCATACACTTCCATCAATGTTCCGCAGGTGCGACTTGGAAATACACCGCAGCTTGATCAGCTACTGCGCGACGGCAAGATTTATCTGAGCCTTGCCGATGCCGTTACTCTCGCCCTAACGAATAACTACGATATCGAAATCGCTCGGATCAATCTGGATATTGCCGATACTGATCTTCTGCGAGCTAAGGCAGGCGGTTCCCTGCGAGGTGTTTCGACTGGTTTGGTGCAGAACACGTTGGGCGGAAGTACGTCCACCATTACGGGAGGTGGCGGTCCTGGCGCAACGTCGAGCGGAATTGGTGGGGTTGGAGCAGGTGCTTCAGGTATCGTCCTTAGCACAAACGGCGGCGGCCCCGCTCCGGCGAGTCTGGATCCGGTTTTTACTGGAAACCTGCAGTATGAGAATTTAAGTCAGCAGCAAACCACAACGTTTATTACCGGTACGGATACCCTGAAGCAGAATACAGGGACCTACAACTTCGGCTACCAGCAGGGATTTATGACTGGTACGCAGTTTAACTTCACCTTCAACAACAACCGCACGACGACCAATAGCATTCGTTCTAACTACAGCCCGCAGTTGAACTCGCAGTTCCAGGCGAAGGTAACGCAGCATTTACTCCAGGGGTTCGGTTTGGGGGTCAATCGGCGGTTTATTCTTCAGGCAAAGAATGATCGTCGCATTACTGACTCGGCTTTCCGGCAGCAACTGCTTTCCACCATTACTCAGATAGAGAACATTTACTGGGGACTGGTAAGCGCCTATGAAGATGAACAAGCCAAGGAGCGCGCTCTTGCGCAGTCTACTCAACTGGCCGCGGATAACCGTCGCCAGCTTGAGATTGGAACGTTGGCCCCACTGGATATCGTGAACTCAGATGCTGCTGTAGCTACTGATAAGCAAGCTCTGGTGGCTTCGCAGACGAACCTTGAGTATCAGCAGCTCCTGATGAAGCAAGCTATTGCTCGCAATCTGAACGATCCTCAGCTATCGAGTGCTCCGGTAATCCCTACGGATCGTGTTGCTTTAGATCGTTTGCCTGAAGAAGATACACCGACGGAAGATCTGGTTCGTCAGGCCTATGCCAATAATCCGCAGATTGAACAAGCTGCGTTGAACATGAAAAACAATGAAATAACCATCAAGGCATTCAAGAACGGGTTGTTGCCTACGGTTGATGCATATGCCTTCTACGGCGGATCGGCATTGGGCGGTGCTCAGAACCCGGTTCTGCAATGCGACTTTACAACGGGAGCCCCATGCCCTCCAGGGACTGTCGCTAATACTGGTTTGAATGATGTGTTTGGCAATACATTCAACGGTAAATATCCAGATAAGGGTGTTGGCGTCAACATTTCGATCCCGCTGCGCAATCGTATTGCACAGGCTGACCAGGCTCGTTCGCAGATGGAATATCGTCAGTCGCAGATGCGCTTGCAGCAGCTGTACACACAGGTTCGCATTCAGGTCATCAACCAGCAGTACGCTCTGACCAATGATCGTGCCCAGGTACAGGCGGCGCAGGCTTCGCACGATTATGCGGCGCAGAGCCTTGATGCAGAACAGAAGAAGTATCGGTTGGGTGCTTCGACCACGGCTCTGGTCCTGCAACAACAGAGAAACCTGGCTGCAGCAGACAACACTCTTATCTCGGCAACTGCAGCCTACGCAAAGGACCGTGTCCTACTGGGGCAGCTGCTCTCTAACCTGCTGGATAAGTACGATATCAATATCGTCGATGCAGCGACGGGTAGCGTCTCCCATCCGCCAACGATTCCCGGTCTTACGGCTCCAAAGGCCCCTGAGCCACCGAAGCCGATCTCGGCCGGCCCAACAACACCGCAACAGTAG
- a CDS encoding thioredoxin domain-containing protein encodes MTEGQSTQHENALRNAASAYLRSAKHQPVNWNEWGEEAFARARVEGKPVLLDIGAVWCHWCHVMDRESYENAETAKLINEHFIAVKVDRDERPDVDARYQAAVSAISGQGGWPLTAFLTPDGKPYFGGTYFPPEDRHGRPGLPRVLLTMAEAFNTRRDEVDDSASSVIAAIEHNESFLGRGGNPGRELVEKIIGAILKQFDSRSGGFGSQPKFPHSGAIDLLLDAASRSSSFADADLPAQARNAALVTLDKMSRGGIYDHLAGGFHRYSVDEYWIVPHFEKMAYDNSELLKNYVHAFQSFVEPQCARVAREIIQWMDTWLSDRERGGFYSSQDADLSLDDDGDYFTWTVDEAHAVLTTQEFAVASAFYDIGEMGDMHHNPAKNVLHVRVGLETIAKANALTLDQTKEFLASAKAKLYAARLKRPTPYVDKTAYTGWNGMCISAYLAAGRVLDLSETRDFALKSLDRVLESAWDAEQGLSHVIAYGEGGSAKRIAGTLEDYAFTGNAALDAWEATGELRYFQAADRIAERLVERFYDSVGGGFFDTEAPSDGEQRLGALAVRRKPLQDSPTPAGNSVAATLLLRLASLNDREDYAAKALETLETFAGIVEHFGLYASSYGLALQRMVHGTVQVCIVGEDAAAHELEAAALARYVVNKSVVRLKREQLDTLPPVLAETLPHLPGLKDTPAVSVAVICTGRGCLPPVKNAEELVETLNQAL; translated from the coding sequence ATGACTGAAGGACAATCAACACAGCATGAAAACGCTCTTCGCAACGCGGCTTCGGCATATTTGCGATCCGCAAAGCATCAGCCAGTGAATTGGAATGAATGGGGTGAAGAGGCGTTTGCACGAGCCCGAGTCGAGGGCAAGCCCGTCCTCTTGGATATCGGCGCCGTGTGGTGCCACTGGTGTCATGTCATGGATCGGGAATCCTATGAAAACGCCGAGACGGCGAAGCTGATCAATGAGCATTTCATTGCCGTGAAGGTCGATCGTGACGAGAGGCCGGATGTAGATGCGCGTTATCAGGCTGCTGTATCGGCCATCAGTGGACAGGGAGGCTGGCCGCTGACCGCGTTTCTCACTCCCGACGGAAAGCCATATTTTGGTGGGACCTATTTCCCACCGGAAGACCGGCATGGACGCCCCGGGCTACCGCGCGTTCTGCTCACGATGGCCGAGGCATTCAACACTCGCCGTGATGAGGTCGATGACTCTGCGAGCAGTGTGATCGCAGCTATTGAACATAACGAATCTTTTCTGGGGCGAGGCGGAAACCCAGGACGAGAGCTCGTGGAAAAGATTATCGGTGCCATTCTGAAACAGTTCGATTCGCGATCTGGCGGCTTCGGGTCACAGCCCAAGTTTCCTCACTCCGGGGCAATCGATCTGCTTTTGGATGCCGCCTCCCGTAGTTCCTCTTTTGCCGATGCAGATCTGCCCGCACAGGCTCGGAATGCGGCGCTCGTCACTCTCGATAAGATGTCCCGCGGCGGAATCTACGATCATCTCGCGGGAGGGTTCCATCGTTACTCGGTCGACGAATACTGGATTGTGCCGCACTTTGAAAAAATGGCATATGACAACAGCGAACTGTTGAAGAACTATGTTCATGCCTTCCAGAGCTTTGTAGAGCCACAGTGCGCTCGTGTCGCAAGAGAGATTATCCAGTGGATGGATACATGGCTGAGTGATCGCGAGCGTGGCGGATTCTATTCCTCGCAGGATGCCGATTTGTCTCTCGACGATGACGGGGATTACTTCACCTGGACTGTAGACGAAGCGCATGCCGTTTTGACGACGCAAGAGTTCGCAGTTGCTAGTGCGTTTTACGACATCGGCGAGATGGGGGATATGCATCACAATCCCGCGAAGAATGTTCTGCATGTTCGCGTTGGTCTTGAGACCATCGCAAAGGCGAATGCTCTTACGCTCGATCAGACGAAGGAATTCCTGGCTTCGGCCAAGGCAAAGCTATACGCTGCACGTCTGAAGCGTCCCACACCTTACGTCGATAAGACGGCCTATACCGGTTGGAATGGCATGTGTATCTCGGCATATCTTGCAGCCGGGCGTGTGCTCGATTTGTCGGAGACCCGCGACTTTGCGCTTAAATCTCTCGACCGGGTTCTTGAGTCTGCCTGGGATGCTGAGCAGGGGCTGTCGCATGTGATTGCCTATGGAGAAGGGGGGTCTGCAAAGCGGATTGCGGGAACTCTAGAAGACTATGCGTTTACAGGGAACGCAGCGCTGGACGCATGGGAGGCCACTGGCGAGCTTCGTTATTTTCAAGCCGCAGATCGCATTGCCGAGCGGCTCGTTGAGCGGTTCTACGATTCTGTGGGAGGAGGTTTCTTCGATACCGAAGCTCCATCGGATGGTGAGCAGCGCCTAGGAGCGCTCGCGGTGCGCCGAAAGCCTTTACAAGACTCTCCCACGCCGGCAGGGAATTCGGTCGCGGCGACATTGCTGCTGCGGCTGGCGTCGCTCAACGACCGCGAGGACTATGCCGCGAAGGCTCTCGAAACCCTCGAAACCTTTGCGGGGATCGTGGAGCACTTCGGCTTGTACGCTTCCAGCTATGGTCTGGCCTTGCAACGTATGGTTCACGGAACGGTCCAGGTCTGCATCGTTGGCGAGGATGCTGCAGCTCACGAACTGGAAGCTGCGGCGCTAGCACGCTATGTCGTCAATAAGAGCGTTGTCCGTTTGAAGAGGGAACAACTTGACACGCTTCCACCAGTCTTGGCTGAGACGTTGCCGCACCTCCCCGGGCTCAAGGACACTCCTGCTGTCAGCGTCGCCGTTATCTGCACAGGCAGAGGATGTCTACCTCCTGTGAAGAACGCGGAAGAATTAGTTGAGACGTTGAATCAGGCTTTATAG
- a CDS encoding AAA family ATPase, which translates to MSSPKRIVISGGPGAGKTTLLEELRRRGYACSPEVARQIIQEQVHIGGNALPWGDREAYSRLMLARSVASWESSVGDSRIIFFDRGIPDTLCYVRLVGLSSSVEEEALQMCQQYRYWSRVFLAPPWREIYENDTERKQDFDEAIRTYELMAQTYRECGYEVVILPQVSAAERAEVVLRQIEDASLGADAG; encoded by the coding sequence ATGAGCAGCCCAAAACGAATCGTGATCTCCGGTGGCCCCGGAGCAGGGAAGACCACGTTGCTGGAAGAACTTCGCAGACGCGGCTATGCCTGTTCGCCGGAGGTCGCCCGTCAGATCATCCAGGAGCAGGTCCATATAGGTGGAAATGCTCTACCCTGGGGTGATCGCGAAGCGTACAGCCGGCTGATGCTGGCTCGCTCCGTCGCTTCATGGGAGTCAAGTGTTGGGGATTCCCGCATCATCTTCTTTGATCGCGGAATCCCCGATACCCTCTGCTATGTGCGTCTGGTCGGACTCTCTTCTTCCGTGGAAGAAGAGGCACTTCAAATGTGTCAGCAGTATCGTTACTGGTCGCGCGTCTTTCTCGCCCCTCCGTGGCGGGAGATCTATGAGAATGATACCGAACGAAAACAGGACTTCGATGAAGCGATAAGAACGTACGAACTCATGGCACAGACTTATCGGGAGTGCGGTTATGAAGTTGTAATTCTCCCGCAGGTTTCCGCAGCGGAGCGC